Part of the Woronichinia naegeliana WA131 genome, AATTAAGGGTTCTCCCTTGGGAGTTCTGAGTCGTACCTTCCCACCATCTATGCTAATTTCTTCGACTTCTGTGTTAGAGGGTAATTCTTCAAAATGATAGCGATGTACAAGGCGTTGTTGCGTACTGTGAGAAACAGCAATTCCCGTCAATGATTGGATTTTCTTAGCTGCTTTTTCATAAGACTCATCGCCACTCAGTAGCAAACAGTTCTTCTCTAACATTGGACTCATCTGAGTTCGAGGCTTTAGTTCTAATTTCTTCGCTTGTTTTTCTGTAATGGGCAATTCCCCCAAAATACTTTTTACTGTTCGTATCCGACCTGTGGTTTCCTCGGTACTTGTTTTGACAAAAAAATACCTATTTCTGGGTTGACATACTGAATCATTAAGTCTCTGACAGTCTCCTCTATTTCTCCCAAATTATTAAATGTTTTAACTTGAGATTGTTGATAGAGACATTCTCCCAACTCTTGACATAACTCTTGAATCCTTTTTTCATTTTCTGATAACACTGATAACATGAGATTGTTCCTCAATTGGGATAGATTTTGGAAAGTGGGTCTCGACTATTATACTCTCATTTCTTTTTTTGATAAAGTTCGATAAAGTTCAAAGTCTTATTTTTCTGCCCATAAGTATTAATACTTATTGCATAAGTGAGATGCTCCCCATTGACGTTGATAAATTCCATGAACTTTATCCCAAGATAGGGCTTCTTCTCGGCTTACTTGTTCCACTCTGCTCACATTTACTCGATTATACACATATTCTTCATACCGCACTGTATATTTTCTACGTGCTTCCATAAATTCTAGGTTTTCTGTAAAAAACCTTTGACATTTTTTACAATAAAACTTACGACGAGGGACTTGTAGGTACACTGTTTGACCAGAAATGGGCAAATCCCTTATAAGTAGATTGTTGGTCTGATGTAATTCATCGGTTAATCTTCCACAGTAATTAGGGTCTGCTGAAAAAGTCCACAAAACGAACCTAGATGCCACAGGAGGCGAAAAATGGTGACTTCAGAGAGTAGTTTCCAATTTCAACCCCCAGTTTTCCAACGACGTGCATGGGCTTTGAGCCTCCAAAGGCCATAACCTTGCACCTGATCGTTTTTAAAATGCTTGAAAGCATTATCTGGCAAGGGTTCTATACTTATTCAGCAAGCCCTAATTACATTTGACTTCTTCCTCTTGACAACTCAGTATCAAAAAAGCCTCTGTTCCTTCTTGAATAACATTTCTTATTTTTACCTTTGGCAAATCTACCAGATTTTCTAGAAAAAATAACATTGATGCCATCCTCATATAGGGTATCTTATTATACATTTTTCAACGTCAATCCAGAAGAGCCACAAATATAACGGAGCATTGATACATCCTAAGCAGTTTAATATCATTGCTTTTACTATTGTACCTACACTGAGCTTTTCTTGAGGATGAGTTCCCACTTCCTCATCGATAATTTCTACTAAACCCATTTCATCTATAATTCCCGCTACGATTCCTAAGTGGTCGAGGTCTTTAATATTTAGGGCTTGCTGAAAAAGTCAAAAAACGAAAGAAATGTGGGTTAGGGAAGTATGGACTGAAAAAGCATAGATAACTTATCCTTATGGAAACAAATCAAAATACAGATTTTGTTTAATCTATTGTTCCTTTCTGTCTAAAAAGGTCAACACAAATCACTCCTCACAAAAGAGAGGAAAATTAACACCATTTTTCACAAGAAAAACGACTCTACAACTTTTTACTTTTTGTCTTCTGAAGTAGAGTAGAAAGATTCATTACCAAAAAGTTCATCGCAATTACCGTTTCCGAGGTCTCAGGTAGTTTGGCCATCACTCGACCAAGACTAAATTTCCTCTTTCCCTGTCCGAATTTACCCTCAATGGCATTACGCACTCTTTCATCTGAGCGTGCCTCTTTCTTTTTTTCTTTGCTCACCTCTTTCGGCGGTCTTCCCAATCGGGGACCACTCATTCTTATATCCCTTTCTTTACAATAAGCTCGATTCGCTTTTGTTCGATAGATTTTATCCACATGAACCGATTCCGGATAACATCCTGTTTCCCTTTTATATTCTTCTATTCGCGCTTGTAAATCTCCCGATTCGTTGTAATTATCCCAACTTAATTTGTCTAAGAAGACAAAGCCATTCACATTACTTGCCGATATTTTAGCTCCAAACTCTACTGCTTTTCCCGCTTTTCCACGCACTATTGGACGCACGTGAGGTTGGCTTACACTCACAATTCTGTTTTCTACTTTATTTGTCTTTTTTTCATACATTTCTAACTGTTGCTCATACACTTTTCCTATCGTTACAAGCTCTTCTTGCTCTTTTTTCGTTAGTTTTTCTAACTTTGCTCCCTCTTCTATCATTTTTTCTATATGACTGGACAGTGGGAAGTTCTCGAGGCGTGTAAGTGGAGAAAAGAAAATCGGACATCCGATACAAAAGAGTGCCGTTATGTCCGAAACTGGCTGATATAAGAAAATCGATAGCCAGTGCTATCTATCAATTATGCAACTATGTCAGCGACTAGAGCAAATCCTCAATAATCTCCGTCCAGCCTTTAGCCGAGAAGCAACGTTCCAATGGTTTATCCTGTTAGTCTGGGGAGTAGTGCTCAACAGCCAACCCAGCGCAATAACTAGCTATGTCAATGCCATTGGCTGAACAGAGAGCTACTACAATCAGGCTCTACATTGGTTTGATTCCAAGGCGTTTAGGGTCGAAGGACTAACTTTACAATGGTCAAAGTGGCTAAGTCAGCATGAAAGTCTATACAGAATTAAAGGGAAACGGGTGTATGTGGGTGATGGCATCAAAGTGGGGAAAGAAGGACGCAAGATGCCAGGTGTAAAACGACTACACCAAGAATCGGAAGATGTGTCCAAGCCAGAGTGGATAAGGGGTCATTACTTCAATGCCTTGAGTATTTTGGTGGGAGTAGGGAAAGCCTGCTTTGCCTTGCCCTTAGTGTTGCGGCTAGACGATGGCATCAAGTCCAAAGCAACCGAGAAGGGGGAGGGAAAAGGCAAAAAAAAGGTGAAGACGAGCCTGGTGACAAAAATGGCTGACCTTTGTGTTACTTACGCAGAGGCAGGGAGTTATGTAATTTTGGATGCTTATTTTGCTTGCGAACCAGTGCTCAAAAGTTTTCGCCAGAACGCCTTGCATCTAATCACAAGAGTGCGTTGCTCCACCGTCGCCTATGCCCCCTTTTGTTCCGTGCCGACGCTGACGGGGAGAGGACGACCACGGATTTGGGGGAGTTCGATAAAACTAGAAAAGCTGTTCGCTCTGGCGGCGGACTTTCCGACAGCTAAAGTCTGGCTCTATGGTCAACAAGTCACGGTTTCTTATCAGTGCTTTGAGTTCCACTGGGATAGTCCCCATCAGCTCGTCAAGTTTGTTCTGACCCAATTGCCTAACGGACGACGACTGATTCTGCTTTCTACTGATCTCTGTTTGACTGGACCTGAGATTATTGCCGCTTACGGTCTCCGAGGGTGCGACCTTTAGTTGATAAAAGCTGTTGTAATCAGGGTTCTACAGGGAACCCATATTGATCAAGTTTTGCCCAAAATTGACTCCATCGTTCCTTGGTCAATACCAAAGCTCGTAGGCTCAAAATAATTCCTGCTCCTTTTTCCTTCCATCGCATCCCTGAACAACATAATCGTTGTTTGACCAACGTCTTACAAGCTGCTTCCATAACACCTGAACCAATCGGATACTTTTTCTCTATGTATTCAGCATAATCCATTTGATGCTGATGATTCTCGTAATAAGTAATCGCCGCTTGTAGTTTCTCGGTAAGATTCTTAGAATGACTTTTTTCTTCTTTGACTTCTTTCATCAGATTTAGCAGTTCTCCTGCTTTTCCTTTTTCATGCTTGAGTTCTCGACAATTTTCAGTCAACCATTCTTTTTGTTTTGACACGGTATTCGGATGCAACGCTTCTGCCAAGGCACCTAAGTAACCAGAGGCATGATAGAAATCTAATATCTGTTCTTCCGTTTGCTTTTCTAAAAACTTCCAATTTGATTCTGCCCCGTCTGCTATCCCGACCAATGTTGCCTCTGGATAACGGTTTTTCGCTCGCTCAATTTCTCTTTCTAATCTTTCTAGAAAACTCTTTTTTCCATACTCTGGTGCCGCACCTAGATAGATTGTAGGTTGACGTTCGCCTTCACTATCGTATAGGGAAACGGTTCCCACCATTGCTTCACGGTAGCCATCCTCACACATCAGCATACAGGTTCCATCTAATCCTATTCCCACTGTTGCAATTTGGCTATCCTCCTTGGGCGGGGCATAACTCCACGCTTCTTCTTTTGCCTGTACCACACTTCCTACTGCTTCACTCAATCTTTGGATATAGGATAGCGCTACTTTTCTACCATGATTTTCTAATAAATCATTTTTCACCTCTTTGCCTGCCATCCCTGACATTTTTGAGGATACCTGTTTTGCCAATAATGGCGTTGATGTTATGATTATCCTTGCTTCTCTTTCTAAGGGGCAATACGTTTTTCCTCAAAGGTGAACGCTGATATACATGACGATTCACTATAACCTCACCATAAGGTGTTTGATATTCTTTCGGTTGCTCTCCCTTACTCTTCCAGATTTCTTCACCGATTTTTAAGGGTGAACCATCTGTATCTAAATATTTCAAGGCTTCTTTGCTGGCGATGCAACCTACTTCGTTTAAGCCTTTTTGAATATTTATTTCTGTATCCAACATTGAACGACTGAGTTCTAATGTTAGTTCTATTTTTATCTTTGAACCCTCTACATTAATTAGTTTTGCTGTCATCATTGTTTCCTCTTTGTCACTTTTCATCCCATGTTAACACTTTTCTTTTCCTTCATCAACTAAAGGTCACACCCGTCTCCGATTGAAGATTGAAGTCACTTTTCGTCAATTAGTCCATCTTTTGGGCAGCTTTGCCTATCGTTTTTGGCTTAAGAGTCTTCCTACTTTACCTACCTGGCCCAGCAATCTTATCCTCAGTGACTATCCACAAGCTGTTCAGACTCAGATTTTAAACAAGGTAGAAGCCTTTGAGCGTTTTGTTAACCTTAATGCCATTGCTTTAGGGCTACTTCAAATTCTCGCCTTAGAGTTACCCCAGGGGATTTGGGCTAATTTTCCTTGATGGTTTCGGACATTACCATCCCATGGCTACCCTAGTGAACGGATTGCTCAACTAGCCCTTCAACATCAAGCCCAAATGATTTTTCCTCAAAGTCCACCCAGTCTGCTTTTGCCTAAATTCCTTACCGCTAAACTTGCCTCTTCCTCAAGCCCTGATATGCTTACTTTCGTCGCATAGTCATTACCTTATCTGGCATCCATAAACTTCCCACTGTCCAGCTATATGAGACAAGTTTCTTTTTATATATCCTAGTTGTTTTTTTGTTCCTTTTCTTCTTTCTTTTTTTGACACACGACGTTTTTTTGCTATGGCTAAGTACTCTTTTCTTGCCACTTCCCTATAAGTCCTCGGCTTTTCTTTCCTTTTCTCTTTTATTTCTTCATACAGCTTATCTATTATTTTTTCTGTTTTTTCTCTGGCATCATTCAATATTCCTATATCCGTTGGATATTTTATATCTGCTGGTGTACAAGTCGCATCTAACAATAACTTTCCTTCATTTTCTTTTTTTTCTGACGCTACACCCGTCGCTTTTTTTTCTATTTCTTTATTAATTTTATTTATTAATTCCATTCCTATTTTTTTACGAAAATGAACCATCATTGACGCATTAAATGCTTCTTTGCTACTATAGCTTTCCATTCCTATAAAGTACTGTAAATAAGGGTTCTCTTTTATTTGTTCTACTGTTTCTCTGTCACTTTTTCCTGAAATTTCTTTGATAATTAATGCTCCTAATGCCATTCTAAATGATTTGGCTGGGGCTCCTTTTTTTTCTGTGAAGTTTTTTGCATATTCTTCCTCATATTCTTCCCAAAGAATCATTTTTGACATTTCTATCCAACGATTTTCTTCGTCTAACTGCCCGCCGAACAGATTTTTCAAGTTTTCTGGTGTTTCAATTGAGTACTGTTGCTTTCGGTACATCTGCTTTCTCTCTTCTTAATGCAATGGTTTTGAGGCATTCTACCCTATTTTCGTGCATTCTAGCGGTTCTTAATTCGCCTACTATTTTTCTCCGTAAAGGTTTCAGCTTTTTTCAGCAAGCCCTATTTAGGTTATTCGTTTTTACTGTTGATTCTATCTAAGACAAGACTCCATTTTAGAACTTTATTGACATTTTTTATCCTTGCCCGAAATCAATGCACAAGTACCGATACTAGCTCGCGTGAACTAGTGTTCCTCTTCGACAACCTGCGGAATGTGGGATTTAGACTACCACTACTATCGAATCACTACCAACTCGTTCACTCTATTGTGAAAGACAGAAGCAAAATCACTTCTGTATCCTACACTACTGTTTGAATTTGGAATTGCTGAACACTACTATCGAATCACTACCCCCTAAGGCGATCGCCGCATTTTGTCCACCGAAACCAAAACTGAAACAGAGAGCATAACGAAGGTTTGCTGCATAGGTTTTTTTAACCAGATTTAGATCAAAAGCTGGAGTTCGCAGACCCACATTGGGAAACAAGACTTGCTCCTGTAATGCCATCACACTAAAAGCAACGGCCAAAGCTCCTGATGCACCTAACGTGTGACCCGTTGCCCCCTTGCTAGAACTAACGGCCACCGATGCCGGAAAAAGAGATTGAATGAGGTCAGCTTCTCGGCGATCGTTTAACTGGGTTCCCGTTCCATGAGGATGAATCAAATCGATCGCGTCTGGCGTTAACCGACTTCTTTCTAAACATTGTTTAACAGCTAAGGTTGCACTGTGATTATCGATTGCTGGCGCACTAACATGACTCGCATCGCAACTAAAACCCCAGCCCTGAATTGTCCCATAGATTTTTGCCCCTCGTTGTTGAGCCAAAGTGGAAGATTCAAGTACAAAAATAGCTCCACCTTCTCCGAGCACTAATCCTTCTCGCTCCTGGGAAAAAGGATAACAACCCTTTGCAGCTAAGGCTCCCATCTGTTGAAAACCGGCTAAAGTTAGGGGCGTAATCGGTACTTCTATGGCTCCCACTAGTACCCGTTGACAACGACCTTGTTGAATTAATTGACAGCCCTGAGCGATCGCCCAGATTCCGGTTGCACAGGCCGCCATTGGCGATAAAATCAGTTCTGCCCGACCGATCTGATCAGCCGTTAAAAGAGAAGCTTGGTGGGGTAAGGTTTCCAGCCAATTTTCTATAACTGGTTGCTTTGAACTAGCCCATTGTTCCCAAATACCTTGACAACCTCGACTAGAACCAACCACCACGCCGCAATCTTCTAACGGTGCAACTAATTGAGCATCCTGGAGTGCATCCTGGGCGATCGCCGCCACCAGGGGCGGTAAGGTACTGGGTAAGCTGGCCATTAAACCCAGGGGAATTGGCACGAATTGGGAAAAGGGCTGGTGCAAGCTCAGTCCCGATCTGCCTTGGAGGAGAGATTGCCAACTCTCGGTTAAATTTCCCAACGCAGAACGTAAACCCATGCCGGTAATCACGATCTTCACTGCAAGCTCTCTCCTTAATAAAATTTAGGCAGCCAGGATCGGGGGAAAACCCACTAAGAAATGATTATTTTAATTGTTTGAAAGGGTTATTGCTAATCAGTTTTAGATGAATCGGGTGTGACCTTTAGTTGATGAAGGAAAAGAAAAGTGTTAACATGAGATGAAAAGTGACAAAGAGGAAACAATGATGACAGCAAAACTAATTAATGTAGAGGGTTCAAAGATAAAAATAGAACTAACATTAGAACTCAGTCGTTCAATGTTGGATACAGAAATAAATATTCAAAAAGGCTTAAACGAAGTAGGTTGCATCGCCAGCAAAGAAGCCTTGAAATATTTAGATACAGATGGTTCACCCTTAAAAATCGGTGAAGAAATCTGGAAGAGTAAGGGAGAGCAACCGAAAGAATATCAAACACCTTATGGTGAGGTTATAGTGAATCGTCATGTATATCAGCGTTCACCTTTGAGGAAAAACGTATTGCCCCTTAGAAAGAGAGGCAAGGATAATCATAACATCAACGCCATTATTGGCAAAACAGGTATCCTCAAAAATGTCAGGGATGGCAGGCAAAGAGGTGAAAAATGATTTATTACGCCTGATGTGAGTTGGAGCATGGAATGGCGTAAACTCGTTTAATTGATGCTTTCTCTAATTAAAGGGGGGGGCTAAAACCCTTGCTGACTACTAGGTTATTTAACTCACATCAGACGTTTATTAGAAAATCATGGTAGAAAAGTAGCGCTATCCTATATCCAAAGATTGAGTAGACCTCTTGCAAAAGTTTTTTAACGGTTGATATGAAAAATACATTTAATCTAGAAAATTCGCCTCGACTGTCAAAAACGGTGAACAACTCATCGAAAATCAAGCCAAAATAATCTCTTAAAGTAGAAGAACAAAAAATTGGCACACTCAATCCGCTCAGCTTGTCTCCAAAAGCTGAACTTAAAGAATAAATTATCTTGAATAAATTATTCTGTTTTCATCTCCACCTTAGTTTTTAACTCTTTTGTTTCTAATTCGTAGTTATAAATACCTGCTATTAAATTTGCTCTTAAACCGAACCTACGATGTCTATTTCTATAGGTTGAAGATAATATTCTGAAAATTTTTAATCGTCGATTAACGTGTTCTACTACTACTCGAAGACGGTTTAACAACCGATTATATTGCTTTTCCTCTTTACTTAATTTTTTACCCTTTTTTCTCTTAATCGGTGTTTCACTTCATTTATGAATTTTGGCAATTCCTTGATATCCCTTGTCCGCTATCATTTTTATCAAATCTCCTACTCTTACTCCACTATTTTGGAATAGCTTGAAGTCATGCACTCTCCCTTTACCACTCGCTAGACAGATGATTTTCTGGCTTTTTAGGTCAACAATTATTTGCGTCTTTAATGTATGTTCTTTTTGCTTCCCACTATAATAATTTTTCTGATTTTCTTTTGGTTTTTCTATCGGACTCTCTGTTACATCCATTGCCACTACTTTTTCTTCTGTCCCTTTTTGACGTAACTCTTTCTTTCCAGGTAGACTGAATACTCCTGAGCGAATTAAGCTATTTTCGATTTTCTGAGTTGTACGACACACCGTTGATTCTGATACTCCCCAGTCTGTTCTAATATGGTACTGTGTTCTATATTCTCTTAAATATTGAAGGGCCACTAAAACTTGATCTTCTATTCTCAATTTACACGGACAACCAACCTTCTTTTTTTTTCTCCTCATTTTTGACCAACTCTACCATTCGCTTAAATGTCGGTTTTTGAACCCCTGTCAGTCTCTTGAATCGATTTGCTGATAGTTTTCTTGCCTTGCTATATTCCATAATTAAATTACGATGAGTGATTTTAGTTTCCACTTTCACGATAGCATTTTCTGTTTTTATACGGTAAATTTATGCCACTGTTTGTATAAAACGTATTTTAGTTAACCCTTTACTGTAACATATAATATTTATGCAAGAGGTCTAAGCTATTGGGATTTCTTCATGCTATAGTCAAGAGTCAAAAACCTTGGCGATGTCCTGAAAATATAGAGACAAAGGAGGAAAAACTGCAAGCGTGCTAATTCTCTGATATTGGTTGAAAGAGTTAACATAACTCATTCTCTGACGAGTTGTATGAGGATGAGTTGTTTGTTTTGACTAATTTTATTTGATAGCGATCCTATCAAGGCCTTGACAAACAAGATAATCGCTAAATCCCCCAGTATTGGGTAGGGCTGATTCATTCTCTGGTTTGATTCCTTTTTTGTCTCTCTTCAATCGCTTATGGGGTAAGCAAAGTAAGGTATTTTTAAAAATTTTCAAATATTTATTCTGAGAAATCGCCTTAAAACCTTGCCAGATAAGGATTTGATTGATTGAGATTTGTTAGAATGAATCAGCCCTACCCAATACTGGGGGATTTAGCGATTATCTTGTTTGTCAAGGCCTTGATAGGATCGCTATCAAATAAAATTAGTCAAAACAAACAACTCATCCTCATACAACTCGTCAGAGAATGAGTTATGTTAACTCTTTCAACCAATATCAGAGAATTAGCACGCTTGCAGTTTTTCCTCCTTTGTCTCTATATTTTCAGGACATCACCAAGGTTTTTGACTCTTGACTATAGCATGAAGAAATCCCAATAGCTTATGAGCGCAGGCAATTAAAGCTACTTTTTTGGCCTTACCTGCCTGGAGCAATTTTTGATAAAACGCCTTAATTACCGGATTGTGTTGTATTGCCACTAGGGCTGACATATACAGCACGGCACGCACCCTTGCTCGTCCACCGATAATACGTCGTTTTCCTCGCATTTGCCCACTGTCACAGTTCATGGGAGCAATTCCCACTAGTGGTCTGTCAAGCTAAAGATTGTGAATTTGAGGGAAAATGGAGAGGCTATTCATTACCTCAACAGATATCGTAATAAGTAACCATGCTCAAGACCTATATTGTCCGATTAAGTCAAGAAGAACGTCAGACCCTAAAAGATTTGGTATCCATCGGCAAAGGAGCGGCTTACAAAATTAAGCACGCCAATATTCTGTTAAACATTGATGTGAATGGACAAGGATGGACGGATGAGGAAGCTGCCGCCGCCTTTAGTTGTCACCGTAACACAGTCGCCAATCTCAGGGAGCGATTGGTCAATGAAGGTGTGGAGTCAGCATTAAGCCACAAGCCCCGCAAAACGCCGCCTCGTCAACCGATTATTGATGGAGAGGTAGAAGCAAAACTAATCGCCTTACGTTGTGGAGAACCGCCTGCTGGTCAAGCCCGTTGGACATTGAGGTTACTAGCCGACAAGGCGGTCGAGTTAGAAATTGTGCCAGCAATTAGTCACGAAACCGTGCGTCAAGTGTTAAAAAAAACGAACTAAAACCTCATCTGCGACAGATGTACGTGATTCCACCAGAAAAGAGTGCCGAATTTGTGTCTAACATGGAAGATGTTCTAGAAATTTATCACCGACCCTATGACCCCAATTGTCCAGTGATTTGCATGGATGAGCAACCTATACAATTGGTCAAAGAAACCCGCCTTCCTCTACCAGCCAAACCTGGACAGCCAGAGGCGCATGATTACGAATATGAACGCAATGGAACAGCCAATATCTTTATGTTGGTAGTGTTCTGAATCTGTGGAAGCACATCTAAATAAGACATCCAAATTCAAAGCGATTGATAAATAATCCAAGGACAATATCGTGCATCACAATAGATTTGGAGAAACAAATCGTTTTTCTCGCTAATCTCTTTATTCGAGTTCTCAATGTCAAGTGCTTTCGTTCGATTTTTTGAGTATTATACTTAGGGCTTGCTGAAAAAGTCAAAAAACGAAAGAAATGTGGGTTAGGGAAGTATGGACGGAAAAAGCACAGATAACTTTTCCTTATGGAAAGAAGTCACAATACAGATTTTGTTTAATCTATTGTCCCTTTCTTTCTACAAAAAGTCAACAAAAATCACTCCTCACAAAAGAGAGGAAAATTAACACCATTTTTCAGAAGAAAAACGACTCTACAACTTCTTACTTTTTGTTTTCTTCTTTGTCTTCTGAAGTAGAGTAGAAAGATTCATTAGCAAAAAATTCATCGCTATCACAGTCTCAGAGGTTTCAGGAAGTTTGGCCATCACTCGACCCAGACTAAATCTTCTCTTTCCCTGTCCGAATTTACCCTCTATGGCATTACGCACTCTTTCATCTGAGCGGGCCTCTTCCTTTTTTTCTTTGCTCACCTCTTTCGGTGGTCTTCCCAAGCGGGGACCACTCATTCTTATTCCCCTCTCTTTACAATAAGCTCGATTCGCTTTTGTTCGATATATTTTATCCACATGAACCGATTCGGGATAACATCCTCTCTCCTTTTTATATTCTTCTATTCGCTCTTGTAAATCTCCCGATTCGTTATAATTATTCCAACTCAATTTGTCTAAGAAGACAAAGCCATTCACACTACTTGCCGATATTTTAGCTCCAAACTCTACTGCTTTTCCTACTTTGCCACGCACTATTGGACGGATGTGAGGTTGGGTTATACTCACAATTCTGTTTTCTACTTTATTCGTCTTTTTTGCATACATCTCTAACTGTTGCTCATACACTTTTCTTATCGTTACAAGCTCTTCTTGCTCCTTTTTCGTTAGTTTTTCTAACTTGGCTCCCTCTTCTATCATTTTTTCTATATGAGACAAGTTTCTTTTTACATATTGTAGTTGTTTTTTTATTCCTTTTCTTCTTTCTTTTTTTGACACACGACGTTTTTTGACTATCTCTAGGTAGTCTTTTCTTGCTGCTACTCTATACGTTCTTGGCTTTTTTTTCTCTTTTCCTTGTATTTGTTTATAAAGCTCATCTATTGTTTCTTCTGTTTTTTCTCTTGCTTCATTCAATATTTCTATATCCGTTGGATATTTTATATCTGCTGGTGTACAAGTTGCATCTAACAATAGCTGTCCTTCATTTTCTTTTTTTTCTGACACTACTCCCTCGAACTTCTTTACCATTTCTTTATTAATTTTATTGATTAATTCCATTCCTATTCTTTTACGAAAATGAACCATCATTGACGCATTAAATGCTTCTTCGCTACTATAGCTTTCCATTCCTATAAAATACTGTAAATAAGGATTTTCTTTAATTTGTTCCACTGTTTCTCTATCACTTATTCCTAACATTTCTTTGATGATTAATGCCCCCAACGCCATTCTAAATGATTTCGCTGGTGCTCCTTTTTCCTCTGTGAAGTTTTTTGCATATTCTTCCTCATATTCTTCCCAGGGAATCATTTTTGACATTTTTACCCAACGATTTTCTGCGTCTAACTGCCCATCGAACGGATTTTTGAAGTTTTCTGGTGTCTTAGTTTCGTACTGTTGTCTTCCGTACATATGTTTTGCCTCCTTTTCCGGCAAGGTTTTCAAGCCATTTTAACCTATTTCCCTGTATTCTGCCTGTCCTTAATTCGGCTACTATCTTTTCTCCGTAAGAGTTTCAGCTTTTTTTCGGCAAGCCCTACTTACCCACCTCATGCAATGCTGGCTCAATATGTCGTTCGTAAGCCCCCCATCCATCTGTATAATATTGAGTAATACCAAAAGGTTCTAACAACTCTTTTAGCCTTAGAAATGCTTCGTCTTTGTGACCAGACAAAACATAAGCTAATATCTCACCTGTCTTATGATCAATAGCGTGCCATAACCATCTTTGCTCTTTTTTGCTCTTCACAAAACCCCACATTTCGTCGAGTTCTGCTTCCACGTCATTCCATTGGCAGAGCGTTACAATACTCTGACTGGGTTCCAGTTCTGC contains:
- a CDS encoding transposase, whose amino-acid sequence is MYVGDGIKVGKEGRKMPGVKRLHQESEDVSKPEWIRGHYFNALSILVGVGKACFALPLVLRLDDGIKSKATEKGEGKGKKKVKTSLVTKMADLCVTYAEAGSYVILDAYFACEPVLKSFRQNALHLITRVRCSTVAYAPFCSVPTLTGRGRPRIWGSSIKLEKLFALAADFPTAKVWLYGQQVTVSYQCFEFHWDSPHQLVKFVLTQLPNGRRLILLSTDLCLTGPEIIAAYGLRGCDL
- a CDS encoding beta-ketoacyl-ACP synthase — encoded protein: MGLRSALGNLTESWQSLLQGRSGLSLHQPFSQFVPIPLGLMASLPSTLPPLVAAIAQDALQDAQLVAPLEDCGVVVGSSRGCQGIWEQWASSKQPVIENWLETLPHQASLLTADQIGRAELILSPMAACATGIWAIAQGCQLIQQGRCQRVLVGAIEVPITPLTLAGFQQMGALAAKGCYPFSQEREGLVLGEGGAIFVLESSTLAQQRGAKIYGTIQGWGFSCDASHVSAPAIDNHSATLAVKQCLERSRLTPDAIDLIHPHGTGTQLNDRREADLIQSLFPASVAVSSSKGATGHTLGASGALAVAFSVMALQEQVLFPNVGLRTPAFDLNLVKKTYAANLRYALCFSFGFGGQNAAIALGGSDSIVVFSNSKFKQ
- a CDS encoding helix-turn-helix domain-containing protein, whose product is MLKTYIVRLSQEERQTLKDLVSIGKGAAYKIKHANILLNIDVNGQGWTDEEAAAAFSCHRNTVANLRERLVNEGVESALSHKPRKTPPRQPIIDGEVEAKLIALRCGEPPAGQARWTLRLLADKAVELEIVPAISHETVRQVLKKTN